A single region of the Mus caroli chromosome 16, CAROLI_EIJ_v1.1, whole genome shotgun sequence genome encodes:
- the LOC110311375 gene encoding endothelin-converting enzyme 2 isoform X2, translated as MNVALHELGGGGSMVEYKRAQLRDEESPEITVEGSATRDSLEVGFQKRTRQLFGSHTQLELVLAGLILVLAALLLGCLVALWVQYHRDPAHSTCVTEACIRVAGKILESLDRGVSPCQDFYQFSCGGWIRRNPLPNGRSRWNTFNSLWDQNQAILKHLLENTTFNSSSEAERKTRSFYLSCLQSERIEKLGAKPLRDLIDKIGGWNITGPWDEDSFMDVLKAVAGTYRATPFFTVYVSADSKSSNSNIIQVDQSGLFLPSRDYYLNRTANEKVLTAYLDYMVELGVLLGGQPTSTRGQMQQVLELEIQLANITVPQDQRRDEEKIYHKMSISELQALAPAVDWLEFLSFLLSPLELGDSEPVVVYGTEYLQQVSELINRTEPSILNNYLIWNLVQKTTSSLDQRFETAQEKLLETLYGTKKSCTPRWQTCISNTDDALGFALGSLFVKATFDRQSKEIAEGMISEIRSAFEETLGDLVWMDEKTRLAAKEKADAIYDMIGFPDFILEPKELDDVYDGYEVSEDSFFQNMLNLYNFSAKVMADQLRKPPSRDQWSMTPQTVNAYYLPTKNEIVFPAGILQAPFYAHNHPKALNFGGIGVVMGHELTHAFDDQGREYDKEGNLRPWWQNESLTAFQNHTACMEEQYSQYQVNGERLNGLQTLGENIADNGGLKAAYNAYKAWLRKHGEEQRLPAVGLTNHQLFFVGFAQVWCSVRTPESSHEGLVTDPHSPARFRVLGTLSNSRDFLRHFGCPVGSPMNPGQLCEVW; from the exons ATGAACGTCGCGCTGCACGAGTTGGGTGGCGGAGGCAGT ATGGTGGAGTACAAACGTGCTCAGCTTCGGGATGAAGAATCACCAGAGATTACAGTTGAAGGCAGTGCCACCCGGGACTCACTGGAG GTGGGATTCCAGAAGAGGACAAGACAACTCTTTGGTTCACACACACAGTTGGAGCTGGTGTTGGCAGGCCTCATTCTAGTGTTGGCTGCCCTTCTTTTGGGCTGCCTCGTGGCTCTGTGGGTCCAGTACCACAGAG ACCCAGCCCATAGTACCTGCGTCACAGAAGCCTGCATTCGAGTAGCTGGAAAAATCCTGGAGTCTCTAGACCGGGGGGTGAGCCCCTGTCAGGACTTTTACCAGttctcctgtggaggctggattCGAAGAAACCCTCTACCCAATGGACGTTCTCGCTGGAACACCTTCAACAGCCTCTGGGACCAGAACCAGGCCATACTGAAGCACCTACTTG AGAACACCACTTTCAATTCCAGCAGTGAAGCTGAGCGGAAGACGCGGAGTTTCTACCTGTCCTGCCTACAGTCGGAGCGCATTGAGAAGCTAGGAGCCAAGCCACTTAGAGACCTCATTGACAAG ATCGGTGGTTGGAACATCACGGGGCCTTGGGACGAGGACAGCTTCATGGATGTGCTCAAGGCAGTCGCAGGGACCTACAGAGCCACCCCGTTCTTCACCGTCTACGTCAGTGCTGATTCTAAGAGTTCTAACAGCAATATCATCCAG GTGGACCAGTCTGGGCTTTTTCTGCCCTCTCGAGATTACTACCTGAATAGAACTGCCAATGAGAAA GTTCTCACTGCCTACCTGGACTACATGGTGGAGCTGGGAGTGCTGCTGGGTGGACAGCCGACCTCCACCCGGGGGCAGATGCAGCAGgtgctggagctggagatacagctgGCTAACATCACTGTGCCCCAGGACCAGCGGCGTGATGAGGAGAAGATCTATCACAAGATGAGCATCTCAGAGCTGCAG GCTCTCGCGCCCGCCGTGGACTGGCTggagttcctttctttcttgttatcGCCACTTGAGTTGGGTGATTCTGAGCCTGTGGTGGTGTATGGGACTGAGTATTTACAACAGGTGTCGGAGCTCATCAACCGTACTGAACCAAG CATCCTGAACAATTACCTAATTTGGAACCTGGTACAGAAGACAACCTCAAGCCTTGACCAGCGCTTTGAGACTGCACAGGAGAAGCTGCTGGAGACCCTCTACGGTACCAAGAAG TCCTGCACTCCGAGGTGGCAGACCTGCATCTCCAATACAGATGATGCCCTTGGCTTTGCTCTGGGTTCACTCTTTGTGAAAGCCACATTTGACCGACAAAGCAAGGAAATC GCCGAGGGGATGATCAGTGAAATCCGCTCTGCTTTTGAGGAGACCCTGGGAGACTTGGTTTGGATGGATGAGAAGACCCGGCTGGCAGCCAAGGAGAAA GCAGACGCCATCTATGATATGATTGGCTTCCCTGATTTCATCCTGGAGCCCAAAGAGCTGGATGACGTTTATGATGGG TATGAAGTCTCTGAAGATTCTTTTTTCCAAAACATGTTGAATCTGTACAACTTCTCAGCTAAGGTGATGGCTGACCAGCTCCGCAAACCTCCCAGCCGAGACCA GTGGAGCATGACACCTCAGACTGTGAACGCTTACTACCTTCCAACCAAGAATGAAATCGTCTTCCCGGCTGGCATCTTGCAGGCCCCCTTctatgctcacaaccatccaaa GGCCTTGAACTTTGGTGGCATCGGCGTAGTGATGGGCCATGAGTTGACACATGCCTTTGATGACCAAG GGCGTGAGTATGACAAAGAAGGGAATCTGCGTCCTTGGTGGCAGAATGAGTCACTGACAGCTTTCCAGAACCATACAGCCTGCATGGAAGAACAGTACAGCCAGTACCAGGTCAATGGAGAGAGACTCAATGGACTCCAGACCCTGGGGGAAAACATCGCTGATAATGGGGGCCTTAAGGCTGCTTACAAT GCTTACAAAGCATGGCTGAGGAAGCATGGGGAGGAGCAGCGGCTGCCTGCTGTGGGGCTCACCAATCACCAGCTGTTCTTCGTGGGATTTGCTCAG GTGTGGTGCTCGGTCCGCACACCAGAGAGCTCTCACGAGGGGCTGGTGACCGACCCCCACAGCCCTGCCCGTTTCCGAGTGCTGGGCACTCTCTCCAACTCCCGAGACTTCCTTCGGCACTTCGGCTGCCCTGTCGGCTCCCCCATGAACCCAGGGCAGCTATGTGAGGTGTGGTAG
- the Camk2n2 gene encoding calcium/calmodulin-dependent protein kinase II inhibitor 2, protein MSEILPYGEDKMGRFGADPEGSDLSFSCRLQDTNSFFAGNQAKRPPKLGQIGRAKRVVIEDDRIDDVLKGMGEKPPSGV, encoded by the exons ATGTCCGAGATCCTACCCTACGGTGAGGACAAGATGGGCCGCTTCGGCGCAGACCCCGAAGGTTCCGACCTCTCTTTCAGCTGCCGCCTGCAGGACACCAACTCCTTCTTCGCTGGCAACCAGGCCAAGCGGCCCCCCAAGCTGGGCCAGATCGGCCGAGCCAAGAGAG TGGTGATCGAGGATGACCGGATAGACGACGTGctgaaggggatgggggagaagcCTCCGTCCGGAGTGTAG
- the LOC110311375 gene encoding endothelin-converting enzyme 2 isoform X1: MNVALHELGGGGSMVEYKRAQLRDEESPEITVEGSATRDSLEVGFQKRTRQLFGSHTQLELVLAGLILVLAALLLGCLVALWVQYHRDPAHSTCVTEACIRVAGKILESLDRGVSPCQDFYQFSCGGWIRRNPLPNGRSRWNTFNSLWDQNQAILKHLLENTTFNSSSEAERKTRSFYLSCLQSERIEKLGAKPLRDLIDKIGGWNITGPWDEDSFMDVLKAVAGTYRATPFFTVYVSADSKSSNSNIIQVDQSGLFLPSRDYYLNRTANEKVLTAYLDYMVELGVLLGGQPTSTRGQMQQVLELEIQLANITVPQDQRRDEEKIYHKMSISELQALAPAVDWLEFLSFLLSPLELGDSEPVVVYGTEYLQQVSELINRTEPSILNNYLIWNLVQKTTSSLDQRFETAQEKLLETLYGTKKSCTPRWQTCISNTDDALGFALGSLFVKATFDRQSKEIAEGMISEIRSAFEETLGDLVWMDEKTRLAAKEKADAIYDMIGFPDFILEPKELDDVYDGYEVSEDSFFQNMLNLYNFSAKVMADQLRKPPSRDQWSMTPQTVNAYYLPTKNEIVFPAGILQAPFYAHNHPKALNFGGIGVVMGHELTHAFDDQGREYDKEGNLRPWWQNESLTAFQNHTACMEEQYSQYQVNGERLNGLQTLGENIADNGGLKAAYNAYKAWLRKHGEEQRLPAVGLTNHQLFFVGFAQVWPLGRTPSKGRMPLEEVGVMQERCWGSVLRESVVSRAHEGRLEDRGIFYRILLEREGLLA, encoded by the exons ATGAACGTCGCGCTGCACGAGTTGGGTGGCGGAGGCAGT ATGGTGGAGTACAAACGTGCTCAGCTTCGGGATGAAGAATCACCAGAGATTACAGTTGAAGGCAGTGCCACCCGGGACTCACTGGAG GTGGGATTCCAGAAGAGGACAAGACAACTCTTTGGTTCACACACACAGTTGGAGCTGGTGTTGGCAGGCCTCATTCTAGTGTTGGCTGCCCTTCTTTTGGGCTGCCTCGTGGCTCTGTGGGTCCAGTACCACAGAG ACCCAGCCCATAGTACCTGCGTCACAGAAGCCTGCATTCGAGTAGCTGGAAAAATCCTGGAGTCTCTAGACCGGGGGGTGAGCCCCTGTCAGGACTTTTACCAGttctcctgtggaggctggattCGAAGAAACCCTCTACCCAATGGACGTTCTCGCTGGAACACCTTCAACAGCCTCTGGGACCAGAACCAGGCCATACTGAAGCACCTACTTG AGAACACCACTTTCAATTCCAGCAGTGAAGCTGAGCGGAAGACGCGGAGTTTCTACCTGTCCTGCCTACAGTCGGAGCGCATTGAGAAGCTAGGAGCCAAGCCACTTAGAGACCTCATTGACAAG ATCGGTGGTTGGAACATCACGGGGCCTTGGGACGAGGACAGCTTCATGGATGTGCTCAAGGCAGTCGCAGGGACCTACAGAGCCACCCCGTTCTTCACCGTCTACGTCAGTGCTGATTCTAAGAGTTCTAACAGCAATATCATCCAG GTGGACCAGTCTGGGCTTTTTCTGCCCTCTCGAGATTACTACCTGAATAGAACTGCCAATGAGAAA GTTCTCACTGCCTACCTGGACTACATGGTGGAGCTGGGAGTGCTGCTGGGTGGACAGCCGACCTCCACCCGGGGGCAGATGCAGCAGgtgctggagctggagatacagctgGCTAACATCACTGTGCCCCAGGACCAGCGGCGTGATGAGGAGAAGATCTATCACAAGATGAGCATCTCAGAGCTGCAG GCTCTCGCGCCCGCCGTGGACTGGCTggagttcctttctttcttgttatcGCCACTTGAGTTGGGTGATTCTGAGCCTGTGGTGGTGTATGGGACTGAGTATTTACAACAGGTGTCGGAGCTCATCAACCGTACTGAACCAAG CATCCTGAACAATTACCTAATTTGGAACCTGGTACAGAAGACAACCTCAAGCCTTGACCAGCGCTTTGAGACTGCACAGGAGAAGCTGCTGGAGACCCTCTACGGTACCAAGAAG TCCTGCACTCCGAGGTGGCAGACCTGCATCTCCAATACAGATGATGCCCTTGGCTTTGCTCTGGGTTCACTCTTTGTGAAAGCCACATTTGACCGACAAAGCAAGGAAATC GCCGAGGGGATGATCAGTGAAATCCGCTCTGCTTTTGAGGAGACCCTGGGAGACTTGGTTTGGATGGATGAGAAGACCCGGCTGGCAGCCAAGGAGAAA GCAGACGCCATCTATGATATGATTGGCTTCCCTGATTTCATCCTGGAGCCCAAAGAGCTGGATGACGTTTATGATGGG TATGAAGTCTCTGAAGATTCTTTTTTCCAAAACATGTTGAATCTGTACAACTTCTCAGCTAAGGTGATGGCTGACCAGCTCCGCAAACCTCCCAGCCGAGACCA GTGGAGCATGACACCTCAGACTGTGAACGCTTACTACCTTCCAACCAAGAATGAAATCGTCTTCCCGGCTGGCATCTTGCAGGCCCCCTTctatgctcacaaccatccaaa GGCCTTGAACTTTGGTGGCATCGGCGTAGTGATGGGCCATGAGTTGACACATGCCTTTGATGACCAAG GGCGTGAGTATGACAAAGAAGGGAATCTGCGTCCTTGGTGGCAGAATGAGTCACTGACAGCTTTCCAGAACCATACAGCCTGCATGGAAGAACAGTACAGCCAGTACCAGGTCAATGGAGAGAGACTCAATGGACTCCAGACCCTGGGGGAAAACATCGCTGATAATGGGGGCCTTAAGGCTGCTTACAAT GCTTACAAAGCATGGCTGAGGAAGCATGGGGAGGAGCAGCGGCTGCCTGCTGTGGGGCTCACCAATCACCAGCTGTTCTTCGTGGGATTTGCTCAGGTATGGCCCCTTGGGAGAACTCCCTCCAAAGGAAGGATGCCTTTAGAAGAAGTTGGGGTCATGCAGGAAAGGTGTTGGGGAAGTGTACTGAGAGAAAGCGTGGTGTCCAGAGCCCATGAAGGTAGACTTGAGGACAGGGGCATTTTCTATAGGATTTTACTTGAAAGAGAAGGACTGCTGGCTTGA
- the LOC110311375 gene encoding EEF1AKMT4-ECE2 readthrough transcript protein isoform X4: protein MASPRTPVSPPELPEKNFQYRQVQYWDQRYKDAADSGPYEWFGDFASFRALLEPELCPEDRILVLGCGNSALSYELFLGGFPNVTSVDYSPVVVAAMQVRYAHVPSLRWETMDVRALDFPSGSFDVVLEKGTLDAMLAGEPDPWNVSSEGIHTVDQVLSEMVEYKRAQLRDEESPEITVEGSATRDSLEVGFQKRTRQLFGSHTQLELVLAGLILVLAALLLGCLVALWVQYHRDPAHSTCVTEACIRVAGKILESLDRGVSPCQDFYQFSCGGWIRRNPLPNGRSRWNTFNSLWDQNQAILKHLLENTTFNSSSEAERKTRSFYLSCLQSERIEKLGAKPLRDLIDKIGGWNITGPWDEDSFMDVLKAVAGTYRATPFFTVYVSADSKSSNSNIIQVDQSGLFLPSRDYYLNRTANEKVLTAYLDYMVELGVLLGGQPTSTRGQMQQVLELEIQLANITVPQDQRRDEEKIYHKMSISELQALAPAVDWLEFLSFLLSPLELGDSEPVVVYGTEYLQQVSELINRTEPSILNNYLIWNLVQKTTSSLDQRFETAQEKLLETLYGTKKSCTPRWQTCISNTDDALGFALGSLFVKATFDRQSKEIAEGMISEIRSAFEETLGDLVWMDEKTRLAAKEKADAIYDMIGFPDFILEPKELDDVYDGYEVSEDSFFQNMLNLYNFSAKVMADQLRKPPSRDQWSMTPQTVNAYYLPTKNEIVFPAGILQAPFYAHNHPKALNFGGIGVVMGHELTHAFDDQGREYDKEGNLRPWWQNESLTAFQNHTACMEEQYSQYQVNGERLNGLQTLGENIADNGGLKAAYNAYKAWLRKHGEEQRLPAVGLTNHQLFFVGFAQVWCSVRTPESSHEGLVTDPHSPARFRVLGTLSNSRDFLRHFGCPVGSPMNPGQLCEVW from the exons GTTGCGGGAACAGTGCCTTGAGCTATGAGCTATTCCTTGGAGGCTTCCCTAATGTGACCAGTGTGGATTACTCTCCAGTAGTGGTGGCAGCCATGCAAGTTCGCTATGCCCATGTACCCAGTCTACGCTGGGAGACCATGGATGTTCGAGCACTGGACTTCCCTAGTGGGTCTTTTGATGTTGTCCTCGAGAAGGGCACTCTGGATGCCATGCTGGCTGGGGAGCCAGATCCCTGGAATGTATCTTCTGAAGGTATCCACACTGTGGACCAGGTGCTGAGTGAG ATGGTGGAGTACAAACGTGCTCAGCTTCGGGATGAAGAATCACCAGAGATTACAGTTGAAGGCAGTGCCACCCGGGACTCACTGGAG GTGGGATTCCAGAAGAGGACAAGACAACTCTTTGGTTCACACACACAGTTGGAGCTGGTGTTGGCAGGCCTCATTCTAGTGTTGGCTGCCCTTCTTTTGGGCTGCCTCGTGGCTCTGTGGGTCCAGTACCACAGAG ACCCAGCCCATAGTACCTGCGTCACAGAAGCCTGCATTCGAGTAGCTGGAAAAATCCTGGAGTCTCTAGACCGGGGGGTGAGCCCCTGTCAGGACTTTTACCAGttctcctgtggaggctggattCGAAGAAACCCTCTACCCAATGGACGTTCTCGCTGGAACACCTTCAACAGCCTCTGGGACCAGAACCAGGCCATACTGAAGCACCTACTTG AGAACACCACTTTCAATTCCAGCAGTGAAGCTGAGCGGAAGACGCGGAGTTTCTACCTGTCCTGCCTACAGTCGGAGCGCATTGAGAAGCTAGGAGCCAAGCCACTTAGAGACCTCATTGACAAG ATCGGTGGTTGGAACATCACGGGGCCTTGGGACGAGGACAGCTTCATGGATGTGCTCAAGGCAGTCGCAGGGACCTACAGAGCCACCCCGTTCTTCACCGTCTACGTCAGTGCTGATTCTAAGAGTTCTAACAGCAATATCATCCAG GTGGACCAGTCTGGGCTTTTTCTGCCCTCTCGAGATTACTACCTGAATAGAACTGCCAATGAGAAA GTTCTCACTGCCTACCTGGACTACATGGTGGAGCTGGGAGTGCTGCTGGGTGGACAGCCGACCTCCACCCGGGGGCAGATGCAGCAGgtgctggagctggagatacagctgGCTAACATCACTGTGCCCCAGGACCAGCGGCGTGATGAGGAGAAGATCTATCACAAGATGAGCATCTCAGAGCTGCAG GCTCTCGCGCCCGCCGTGGACTGGCTggagttcctttctttcttgttatcGCCACTTGAGTTGGGTGATTCTGAGCCTGTGGTGGTGTATGGGACTGAGTATTTACAACAGGTGTCGGAGCTCATCAACCGTACTGAACCAAG CATCCTGAACAATTACCTAATTTGGAACCTGGTACAGAAGACAACCTCAAGCCTTGACCAGCGCTTTGAGACTGCACAGGAGAAGCTGCTGGAGACCCTCTACGGTACCAAGAAG TCCTGCACTCCGAGGTGGCAGACCTGCATCTCCAATACAGATGATGCCCTTGGCTTTGCTCTGGGTTCACTCTTTGTGAAAGCCACATTTGACCGACAAAGCAAGGAAATC GCCGAGGGGATGATCAGTGAAATCCGCTCTGCTTTTGAGGAGACCCTGGGAGACTTGGTTTGGATGGATGAGAAGACCCGGCTGGCAGCCAAGGAGAAA GCAGACGCCATCTATGATATGATTGGCTTCCCTGATTTCATCCTGGAGCCCAAAGAGCTGGATGACGTTTATGATGGG TATGAAGTCTCTGAAGATTCTTTTTTCCAAAACATGTTGAATCTGTACAACTTCTCAGCTAAGGTGATGGCTGACCAGCTCCGCAAACCTCCCAGCCGAGACCA GTGGAGCATGACACCTCAGACTGTGAACGCTTACTACCTTCCAACCAAGAATGAAATCGTCTTCCCGGCTGGCATCTTGCAGGCCCCCTTctatgctcacaaccatccaaa GGCCTTGAACTTTGGTGGCATCGGCGTAGTGATGGGCCATGAGTTGACACATGCCTTTGATGACCAAG GGCGTGAGTATGACAAAGAAGGGAATCTGCGTCCTTGGTGGCAGAATGAGTCACTGACAGCTTTCCAGAACCATACAGCCTGCATGGAAGAACAGTACAGCCAGTACCAGGTCAATGGAGAGAGACTCAATGGACTCCAGACCCTGGGGGAAAACATCGCTGATAATGGGGGCCTTAAGGCTGCTTACAAT GCTTACAAAGCATGGCTGAGGAAGCATGGGGAGGAGCAGCGGCTGCCTGCTGTGGGGCTCACCAATCACCAGCTGTTCTTCGTGGGATTTGCTCAG GTGTGGTGCTCGGTCCGCACACCAGAGAGCTCTCACGAGGGGCTGGTGACCGACCCCCACAGCCCTGCCCGTTTCCGAGTGCTGGGCACTCTCTCCAACTCCCGAGACTTCCTTCGGCACTTCGGCTGCCCTGTCGGCTCCCCCATGAACCCAGGGCAGCTATGTGAGGTGTGGTAG